One window of the Chitinivorax sp. B genome contains the following:
- the trmD gene encoding tRNA (guanosine(37)-N1)-methyltransferase TrmD, translating to MQFDVVTLFASMFDAITQHGISRRALERGVYDLHCWNPRDFASDSYRTVDDRPYGGGPGMVMLAEPLELALGAAKARQRAVGIPASKVVYLSPQGKLLNHQLVMSLCREPGLVLLAGRYEGIDERVIERHVDMEVSIGDYVLSGGELGAMVMIDSIVRQLPGVLNTDASAEQDSFVNGLLDCPHYTRPEDYRGARVPDVLLSGNHAQINRWRLKQSLGRTWLRRADLLVNRQFTKEESRLLVEYQKEQDSNNRSNEI from the coding sequence GTCTATGTTTGATGCGATCACGCAACATGGCATTTCACGTCGCGCCTTAGAGCGTGGTGTATATGATTTGCATTGCTGGAATCCACGAGACTTTGCATCTGACAGCTACCGCACAGTAGATGATCGCCCCTATGGCGGTGGCCCTGGTATGGTAATGCTTGCCGAACCGTTGGAGCTAGCGTTGGGTGCGGCTAAAGCGCGTCAACGTGCTGTTGGTATACCTGCCTCGAAAGTAGTCTACCTCTCACCGCAAGGCAAGCTGTTGAATCACCAGCTGGTGATGTCACTTTGTCGTGAGCCCGGTCTGGTTTTGTTGGCTGGCCGGTATGAAGGAATCGATGAACGCGTCATTGAACGACACGTTGATATGGAAGTTTCCATCGGCGATTACGTTTTGTCCGGTGGTGAGTTGGGTGCGATGGTTATGATCGATTCGATTGTCCGCCAGTTGCCCGGTGTCCTGAATACAGATGCATCGGCAGAACAGGATTCCTTTGTGAATGGCCTGCTAGATTGCCCGCATTACACGCGTCCTGAAGATTATCGGGGCGCGCGGGTGCCGGATGTACTGCTTTCGGGTAACCATGCTCAAATCAATCGCTGGCGGTTGAAGCAATCGCTTGGCCGTACTTGGTTACGACGAGCGGATTTGTTGGTAAATCGTCAGTTTACAAAAGAGGAATCTCGGCTTCTGGTGGAGTATCAGAAGGAACAAGATTCCAATAACCGGAGTAATGAAATATGA
- the rplS gene encoding 50S ribosomal protein L19 produces MNLIQQLEQEEIARLAKVVPEFAPGDTVVVQVKVKEGNRERLQAYEGVVIAKRNRGLNSSFIVRKISSGEGVERTFQTYSPVVASIEVKRRGDVRRAKLYYLRERSGKSARIKEKLPTRKADKA; encoded by the coding sequence ATGAATTTGATTCAACAACTTGAGCAAGAAGAAATTGCTCGTTTGGCTAAGGTAGTTCCTGAATTTGCACCTGGTGATACCGTAGTGGTTCAGGTGAAGGTAAAGGAAGGTAATCGTGAGCGTCTGCAGGCTTATGAAGGCGTTGTCATTGCCAAGCGTAATCGTGGTTTGAACAGTTCCTTTATCGTTCGTAAGATTTCTTCTGGCGAAGGTGTCGAACGTACATTCCAAACCTATTCTCCGGTTGTGGCTTCTATCGAAGTTAAGCGCCGTGGTGATGTTCGCCGCGCTAAGCTTTACTATTTGCGCGAACGCTCAGGCAAGTCTGCTCGAATTAAGGAAAAGCTGCCTACTCGCAAGGCTGATAAGGCATAA